ATTCTTGCCGCCCAGTATGTGTATTGATTCTTGGCCGTCCGTACGCCCTGCGTGATGGAATCACCCAGGAATACCAGCTTCCTCGTTACGTCCTTCTTGTAGCCCAGGAAGCTTGGAAGCACCTGGAGCTTATCCGATACGCTGAATCCGGCCGCCGACTCTTGAGCAGCCAGATGGCCCGGTGCATCATAGCCGGAGACCAGCATTCCCTCTACATTGTAGGGGAAGGACTTGCCTGCGTCAGCCGTCTTCAAGGTCCAGGTGAAGGCCAGCATATGGCCCTCCGGCAGCTCCAGAAGCGCCTCGTCGCTCCAGAACTGCTCGCCCGGCTCCACACACCGCGACCGTTCGCCGCTGAAGGTAACCGGCACCTGTGAGCCCGGCACAATGCTGCCATCCGGTGCGGCGCCGCCATCGGCGACATATGCCGCTTCGACGCTCCACTCGCCCCCCGGTTCACTGGCTACGGCATCCGCGCCCAGATCCCAGGTCGAATCCACCGCGTTGCTGTACCAGAACTTCAGAGTCAGCCTGCCATTCTCCCGCAGCCGGATATAGGTGCGGTACGTATGGATGAACGCCTCCGGCGCGTTCATAATGTAGTTGGCGGCTGTAGACAACGCGGTGGCCGAGGTGAACTCCGGCTGGCTCAGCACTCCGCTTGAATTGTTCTCACTATTGTTCATAGTCATCGACTCCTTCTTTATTCTGATGTTGCTTCTCTGGCTGATGGGTGGGGGTAGGGCGGCTGGTGCTGTACAGAAACTTAACTCGACACTAACTTGACCCAACTTTGACACGACTTCGACCCGACTGGCCCAACTTCTGTCTGGCTTCCTCCCGGCTGTAGCTCGCCTTTGACCAAGCTTTGCCCCGGCTCCTGCCCGACTTATGTTGCATTATCTGCAACACTGATGCCTGTGAAACCCACTATTTTAGTACAATGTTGCACAAAATGCAGCAATTTCGCCACTTGTTCGCTCTGAGAAGCTGAAATGCTGCATTTTTGACAACAATTCGCTATAGCCCTGCTCCTACTGAGGGGAATGTTGCACTTCTTGCAGCATTTAGCCCATTGTACGCCATAGCGACCAACAATCCCCCCAACGCCGCCAATCCCCAAAAAGCTCCCCGACCCAGGAGACGAATGTCCCCTGTCATCAGAGAGCCTGGTTACTTAAAGGCACAGCCAAAGGCTAAGCCAGTGTTAGAGTGTGTTCATTCAGTCTTGCGGATGTCCTACTTCAGCTTAATCGTGAACGTTACGGACTTCTCGCCCGCGCCCGCGCCCGCGCCCACGCTCACTGTTGTCTCATCCACCTGCTCCGCACCTTCCACGGAGGCGATAGCGCCGAGGTCCTTCACCGCGAAGGTGAAGGCTTTGCCGCTGCCTTCAGCAGTTACTTTTACAGTGCTGCCGCTGCGTACAGCTTCAACCTTCAGCTCAGGAGCGCCGTGGATATCGCGCACAGTCGCCGCCGCAGACTTGCCGTCCTCCAGGGAGTACAAGCCGAACTTCACGCCATCGGCAAAATCATAATCCGGACGGCTGTCCTCACTGCCCACAGCCAGCAGAGTGTTCGGCCGCACGAACAGCGGCAGGCTGAAGAAGTCATGCTTCTCCTTGCGCCATGCTCCGCCCTGGACGGTCTCACCGTTCAACAGATGTGTCCAGCGTCCGGCCGGCAGGTAGTACTTCACTTCGCCGTTCTCCTGGAAGATCGGAGCGACCAGCAGGGAATCGCCCAGCATGTACTGGCGGTCCAGCACCTCACAGGTCGGATCTTCCGGGAACTCCATCACCATCGCACGCATTGAAGCCCAGCCCTGCTCATGCGCCTGTCCGGCGACATCATACAGGTACGGCATCAGGCTGCACTTGAGCTTGGTGAAGAAGCGGGTAACGTCAACAGCTTCGTCGTCGTACGCCCAAGGCACACGGTACGAGGTGCTGCCGTGCAGGCGGCTGTGGCTGGAGAGCAGGCCGAAGGCCAGCCAGCGCTTGAACACATGCGCCGGAGCGGTGTTCTCGAATCCGCCGATGTCATGGCTCCAGAAGCCGAAGCCGGACAATCCGAGCGACAGGCCGCCACGCAGGCTCTCTGCCATCGATTCATAGTCAGCGTAGCAATCGCCGCCCCAGTGAACCGGGAACTGCTGCCCGCCGGCGGTGGCGGAGCGTGCGAAGACGGCAGCTTCATTTTTGCCGAGCTTCTCTTCCAATACCTCGAACACTACCTTGTTATATAACTGGGTGTAATAGTTATGCATCTTGTAAGGGTCGGAGCCGTCAAAGTATACTACATCGGTCGGAATCCGTTCGCCGAAGTCCGTCTTGAAGCTGTCTACGCCCATGTCCACCAGGTCACGCAGGTAACCGGCATACCATTCACAAGCCGCAGGGTTCGTGAAGTCGACCAGGCCCATGCCCGCTTGCCAGAGGTCGGTCTGGTAGACGTCGCCGTTGGCTTTTTTGAGCAGGTAACCGTTCTTGCGGCCTTCTTCAAACAGCGGGGAGCGCTGTCCGATATAAGAGTTGATCCAGACGCAAATCTTCAGTCCCTTGTCGTGCAGGCGCTTCAGCATCCCCACCGGGTCCGGAAACACACGGGAATCCCACTGGAAATCCGTCCATTGATACTCGCGCATCCAGAAGCAGTCGAAGTGGAACACATGCAGCGGCAGATCGCGCTCTGCCATCCCTTCCACGAAGGAGTTCACCGTAGCTTCATCGTAATCTGTAGTGAACGAAGTCGTCAGCCACAGGCCGAAGGTCCAGGCTGGTGGCAGCGCAGGCTTGCCGGTCAGGGAGGTGTATTTAGTAATGACCTCTTTAATCGTCGGCCCTTCAATCACGAAGTATTCCAGGCTCTCGCCCGCTACGCTGAACTGGGCCTTCTTCACCTTCTCAGACGCAATCTCATACGACACCAGCTCCGGCTGGTTCACGAAGACGCCGTAGCCCTTGCTCGTCACATAGAACGGAACGTTCTTGTACGCCTGCTCGGAGCTTGTACCGCCGTCTTTGTTCCACAGATCGACCACCTGGCCGTTTTTGACAAAAGCCGTAAAGCGCTCGCCCAGACCATACACGAATTCACCGACGCCTAAGTCCAGCTCCTCACGCATGAAGGTGTTGCCGTCCTGATCCGTGATATAGGCCATCGATTTGTAACCGCTGCCGGTAATGCGCTCGTCGCCGCGGTAGAAGTCCACAGACCAGTGAGTCCCCTTGTTGATGACCACGCGGAGTCCGCCGCTGATCAGCACCGTCTGCTCTTCACTCTCTTCCACCTGAACATGATCGCCCGTTCCCTCCGTCAGCTCGAACGAAGGTCCGCGCGGAATCACGCCGTCGTTATGAATAATTTTGACGCCTACCACACCCGGAAGCGGGGAATGGAATTTCACCGTCAGCAGCGTCGAGTTGAGTGTCGCCGAACGTCCCGTGATGGGGGTCGTCTGCGTGATGGCGGTTAGGCCTTCCTCCGTTTTCTCTACTACATAGTTCTGCACTGCACCATTGATTGTAATGCCGTCACGAACCAGCCATAAGCCGTCTGTAAATTTCATATGTGCACTTGCCACCCTTCGATTTGGTGTATATAGTTGCATTATACCGATAATAAAATCTCAAAACTAATAATATATAGCTTATTTATAACACTATTCTGACGTCATCTTACAAGGAGGCCCCTAATGGACCGCACCTCGCAGCGCTTGCTCAAAGAAGACCGCGAACACGGGGATGTCATGTTCCCCCTGGCTGCCTACTGGATCGACCTTCCCGCCGGAGCGCATGTCCTGGACACCCACTGGCATGAGGAAGCCGAGTTCTTCCTGCTGCTGGAAGGCGAGATTCTGTTTCAGGTGGACAGCGACTATTTCACGCTTCGTCCCGGTGAGGCTGTGTTCATTGAATCCGGCGATATCCACGCCGCTCACGCGCTTACGGAGACCCCCTGCCGCTTCTGCGCCCTTGTCTTCCACCCCGACCTGCTGGCCAGCGCGCAATATGATACCATCCAGCAGAGCGTCATTCTGCCGCTTCAGGAGAAACGCCAGAGCTTTCCGCGTCACCTCACCCCTTCTGTTCCCTGGCAGGCGGAGCTGCTGCTGCATCTGAACCGCATGATGAACGCGTATGCTCAACAAATGCCCGGATTCGAAGCTTTTATGAAGGGAACCCTGCTAATTATGCTCTCACAGATTGCGCCGCCGGGACGTTCGGTGAACCACAGCCCCTCGGAGGGAGCGGATAACACGAAGGCAGACCGGCTGAAGAAGATCATTGTCTATATCCAGGACAACTACCAGGAGCCGATCCGCACCCGGGACCTGTCGGGGCTGATTCCGATGAGCGAGGGGCAATTCTGCCGGTTTTTCAAAAGCATGACCCGCAAGACGCCCGTCGATTACATCAACTCCTACCGGGTCCGCCAGGCCGCAGCCCTGCTGAAGCAGGGGGACCGCAAAATCTCAGATATTGCCATGGATGTCGGCTTCGACAACGTCAGCTACTTCATCAAAGTGTTCCGCAAAGTCATGAACTGCTCGCCCTCAGAATTCCGCAAGGACGCCAGTCCCTTCGCCGGGCAGAATCAGCTTTATCCGTAGGCTGAACCCCGCTACCTTTCTTTTTCCTGCTTACGGTTGCCCGGATACGTTTAAGTTAGGGTATGGATGACCACGGCACTGCCGCTTCAGCGGTGGCTTAGTGGCCCATTCGGGTGGACATGCCGTTCCCCACTAATCTACTTACAGGAGGCAGATATTCATGAATCAACATGTTACCTTGCCAATTGAGGTACAGGACTTCTACAATGCAGTGAACCAATACCAGCCCGACGCTCTGATCGAATTGTTCGCTCCCGGCGCTACCGTGAAGGATAACGGGAAGTCGGCCGAAGGCACAGAAGCCATTGCAGCTTGGGGAGAATCCGAACTATTCTCTGCCAAGGTCCGCTTTACTATTATGGAAATTGAAGAAGTTCAGGGCCGCATTGCAGTGACAGCCGAAATGGAGGGGGAGTTCAACAAGAACCGCGTTCCCGCCCCGCAGCAGTTCACCCATGAATTCAAGGTACACGGCGGCAAAATCAGCGAGCTGATCATCACGCTAAAATAAGCTTTGAATGAAGCAAAAAAAGAAATCGTTCCTTCGGAAGATTGGGCTGCCGCCCAGCCCTTTCAAAGGAGCGATTTCTTTGGTATGGGACAATCCTCCGGGAAGGCAAAGGACAGCCGGAATTGTCCGCCGTCCAGCGCAGCCTCAAGGCTGCCTCCCTGCCTCTCTACCAGCTGCTTCACAATGGCGAGGCCCAGGCCGAGCTGGCCGCTTGACCGCGAAGGGTCACTGGTGTAGGTCCGTTCGAACAGCCTGGGCAGATCTGCCCTGCGGATGTACTCCGTTTCATTGGCGAACACAATCCTAACCCGGTGCTCTTCCGTATACAGCGAAATGGTCAAGCCATTCTTGCCGTAACGCAGCACATTCTGCAGCACATTGGAGAAGATGCGGATCATGGCTTTTTCATCCAGGGGAATTGCCTTGACGTTCTCATCCAGATGAAGCTGCACCTCGATGCCCTTCTGCTCAAAGTCGGGATGAAACGCCAGGATCACTTCGCTCAGCAGACTGTAGAGATAGATCGGCTGACTGTCCAAAGGAGAGTCCCCCGAATCCATACTGGATAATTCATAGAACGCTTCTACAATATTATTCATGACTGACATCTTATGCATGATAATCTCCATATATTGCTGCCGCTCGGCCTCGGGGACAAGGGGATCTTTCAGCAGAGAGGCATATCCCTGCATAGACGTAAGCGGAGTCCGGAGATCATGGGACAGATTGGTGATCTCTTCCTTCACGGCGTGCTCTCTCGACCGGTGGATCACCCGCTCCTTCTGGCGCTGGTCCAGCAGCCGGTTAATGCCCACTACCAACTGCTCGATTTCCTTGCCCGGCAGGGGCAGCTTGACGTGAAGATGCTGCTGGGAGGACGACTCCGCATCCGCCAGTTGCCGCCGCACTTGGATAATGCTCTGCCGTTGCAGCAGATACACAAGGAGTATACATACAGCAGACAGAGCGGCAATGATGGCTATAGCAAGATACATATGTCTTCCCTCCTTATCTGCACCTGTCAGAACTCTTCTTTCCTGAACAGATACAATCCCAATACATAAAAGAACACCGTAAACACCATTCCTGTAATCCACGGCTCCCAGACCGTATAGGTTCCTACATCGTAGGCATTGAACAGATAATAAGCCGGACTATGGCTGTGGAGCCAGGCCGCCCAGACATACTTGCCTTTGAAAGCCCCCAGAATCATGTAGGGCAGAAAATAAATCAGCAGAAACACGGTAGTTACCTGGGCATTCTTATTCAACACAGCGGTGAGACAGAAGTAGGTGGTTACGCCGGCAATCATCACAGGCAGCATACCTAGCAGCATCTGACAGTATTCAGTAAGCGCATATTCATAGCTGCGGAAAAGCAGGTTCGTACCAAGCAGGACCGAGATCCCGACCAGAACAAGCGCGAACAGCAGGAAGCCGGCCAGCGTAACCAGCAGCTTGGCGGTGTAGATTGAGCGTCTGCTGAAGCCGTAGGCAACGGTATTCTTGAGTACATGCTTGTGATCGCCCATCAGGATTCCGGTGAAAATAGTCAGCAAGGCGAATACCACCGGCATCATTGCCAGCACATTACGGTAGAAGAAGCGCTCATTTCCATAGGGGAAACCCGGATCAGAATGATGGAAGACAGCGAGCGTCACCGCGGCACCGGCCATTAACACCGCACAGAGCAGCCCGTAATAATAATAGTTCTTGGTGCGGACCCAGCGGTACTGCTCACTTTTCATCAGATTAAGCATGGCGCTCACCTCCCAGCAGACCCAGGTAATATTCTTCCAGATCCCCGCCAGTGGCTGCAATGGAGAACACGCTGACGCCCTGGGCATGAAGCACCCGGTTGAGCTGATCGGTCTTATCCATACCGCCGGAGAGCAGAATCCGGTGTCCCGGCAGAATCCGGTACGGGATGCCCGGGAAATGCTTTTCCAGGGCCGTAGAGGCCTTGCCGCTGTCATCCACCACGATCTCGACACCTTTCCGGGTTTTGTGCAGCAGCTCTTCTGCCGTCAACTGCTCCACAATCCGCCCCTGGTCCATGAAAATATAACGGGTAGCCACACTCTGCAACTCAGACAATACGTGGCTGGAGATGAGAATTGTGACCTTCTTCTCGTCATTCAGGGTCTGCAGGAGCTGGCGGATCTCCGCCTTCCCCTCCGGATCAAGGCCATTGGTTGGTTCATCCAGAATCAGCAGCTCGGGGCGGGTTATCAGCGCAAGCGCGAGTCCCAGCCGCTGCTTCATGCCAAGGGAGAAGGCTTTGAATTTCTTGTTCGCGGCATGAAGCAGATTGACATCCTTGAGCGCCTGCTCAATGCACTCCTTACCGGCCAGCCCCCTCTGCTGGCGGAAATATTCCAGGTTCTGCCTGGCAGTGAAATCCGGGAAAAAAGCCGGCTCTTCAATCATCGCACCAATTCTCCGGCGCCCCTTCCGCAGACCGGCGTCATCCTGGTGTCCGTAGAGTGCAATCGTGCCAGCCGACGGAAACACCTGCTCTGTGATACATTTGAACAGCGTGGTTTTGCCTGCGCCATTTTTACCGATCAGTGCAACGATATCCCCCGACTCAATCTGCAGGTTAATATCCCGGAGCGCGTAAGCTTCCTGATAGGTTTTATTAAGCGCCTTAATCTCCAATATACAATGCATCATCGTTAAGACTCCCTTGCCGTTTGATAATTTCATTGTATAAAGAACACTCTTAATAAGCTTTAAGCAAAGTCTTAAGAAAGTATAAAGACCTCCTCTTACACCAGCTTGAACCCGATGCCCCAAATCGTGCGGATATACTCCTCTTCGGTGATGGCGGCAAATTTGGCCCGCAGATTGCTGATATGTACGTTAATGGTATTATCGTCCCCAAGGTAAGTTCCCTGCCAGATTTGGCGGTACAGCTCGCTTTTGGAGAAAATGTGCTCAGGCCTCGACAGAAGCACCGCCAGCAGCTCAAATTCGTATTTGGTTAGAGTCAGCACCTGGCCATCCAGCGTAACCTCCCGCCGCTGCTTGTCCATGACCAGCCCGCGCACCTTGAATATCTCGCCTTCAGGACCTGCGGCAGGTGCATATTGCAGCCGGCGGAGCTGCGCGTACACTCTGGCCATCACCTCTTCCTGGTCAAAGGGCTTGGTGATGTAGTCGTCCGCTCCCAGACGCAGCAGACTCACCTTGTCCTCAAGCGTGCTTTTGGCGGAGATCACAATAATGGGTACTGTAGACTGCTCACGGATCTGTGCAATCAGCGATTCGCCTGTCATTCCCGGCAGCATCAGATCCATCAGGATCAATTGGTAGTCTTCCAGCGACATTCTAAGGGAGGCTTCGCTCCCTGAGAAGGCAGGCACAGCCGTCAGGCCTTCCCCCGTCAGCATACGGCATAGCAGGCGGTTAATATCAGCATCGTCTTCTACTACAAGCACGCTGAGCTTCGCATTGTTCACTTCAGCCTGCCTCCTTACGGATCACGATGAAGCAGGTGCTTTCCGGCAAGCCTACCTGCGCTCCGCTCTCATCCATGATCTCAACTCTGCTCTCCAGCGCCTCCGTGTACCCCTCCTGCAAGTAATGGCGGAAGACCTCTATCTTGGCCCGGTCCCCCAGCGTCTGCTCAATGAACGCTCTGTACTGCGACGGGGTGAAGTAGCCGAACTGCTCCTGCACCTCATGGATGTAGGCTTCCTCGCCCCAGGTGTAAGTATAGAGGAATTCCATCGCATCATTCACCGGCATCAGAACCTCCTGTTCGCCAAGCTGTTCATAACGGATTGTCCGTCCGGCAAAATCCTTCGCGTACCGCTCCAGCCACGCCATGCCGTCCGCCTCCAGAAACCGTACCCGGCGCTGCTGCTCTTCCGGCTCGCTCATAATACCGTCGCGGATAATAATCGTCCCGCCATCTGCCAGTACATCGAAGGCACTGGTCAGCGCTGCCGCCACCGTGCCGTGATTGAACTTCCGGCCGTCCAGCGGCACATAAGAATACAGCTCATGCAGAATCGATGAGAAAATCACCGTGTCCACCGTGCCCGGTTCCACGTAATCCTTCAGGTTCAGGGCATCGCCCTGGAGCACCTCCCAGCGGCGGTCCTCCCGCTGCTTGCGCTGCCGCAGCGCTTCAATCACATTGCTTGAGATATCAATCCCCACAGGCACGGCCTCCGGCATCCGCTCCTCAATCAGATCAAGCAGCACCCCGCCGCCGGGGCCGATGTCCAGCACCTTCCGTCCGGTAACGTAGTCCAGAATCACTGCCTTATAATCAGCCGTATCATTCATCTGGCTTAAATACGTGTCCTCGTTGTGGAAGCGGTCGAAGGCGTCCCGCCGCAGATCGAACAGGTCGAACAGCAGCAGGACCGCCCGCTCATACAGCGCCGACTTCTCGGCCTCCATACAGAACTCAATCAGCTTCTCCGCCGCCGCCGAGAACTCGAACTGGAAGAATAGCGTATCCGGCAGATGCTCCTTGCCCCGCAGCCGATGCGTTAGATGCGGGTTGCTGCCGGGAGGCTTCACGCCGCTGTAGATCTCCTCCCAGCCCAGCTCCGAGAGATACTTCTCGATAATCCGTTTCTTATAGACATTGATCTTCTTGCTGCCCTTATAGTCATAATGAATACTGTTCATGACCGCCTCGAAGCTCAGATGGCTCAGATGGCTTAGCTGCAGCGGGCCGCTGCGGGCTACCAGACTCATGACCTTCAGGAACTGCTCCAGCGAGAAGGTCTGGAGTGCCGATTCCACATACCAGAAGGTGGCAGGCTGCAGCGGCTCCAGCTTAGCAGGGAGGAAGCCCTTCTGCACCAGCCCGTCCCACTCTGACTCATAATCCTCGCCTTGGGCAATGGACCCGGCGCGCATTCTCCGCAGACGCTCCTTCATCGGGACCTCAGGCTGCAGATTCCCTGAAGCAATTACAGCAATCAGCTCCATGACCTGCAGGCGGACCTCCTGCCACAGCTCCGGGGACACGGCAGCAATGATGCAGTGATTCAGCGCGAATAGCAGCCGCTCCAGCTCCTCTGCGGTCAACAGTCCATGCTCCACCAGCGCGGATAATGGAAGATTGACGGAAGGCGGAACCTCGCCGCGGATTTGCTGCCCAATCAGCCCATGAGTCTCAATCAGCGTATGTATCACCCGTCTCTTCTCCGCAGAGCCTGCCTCGTTCTGCTTCAACCCTTCCGCATACCGGCGGTACAACTCCGCGGAGCCGATGTTATGAACGAAGATATTTATGCCCTCTTCCTGCCAGCTCCGCCGCTGACGGAGAGTCCCGCCCTTGGCCGTCTCGGACCAGATCAGCGTCTCCTCGGCCAGCTCCTTGATCCAATAAGACAGCGGCAGGCTGTCCAGCACCCGCAGACTCCGCTCGACATAATCCAGTACCGGATTCTGCTGCGCAAGCGATTGCAGCGACTCCACCCGCTCCAGATTCACAATTGTTTGCTCTGCCTGCACGATATACTCCAGCCATATATGGCCTTCTCCGGCAGGCCACCTTCCTTCACGATATGCCTCTATAGCCCGTAATGATTTCAGCATTTGCATGCCTCCCTATGTAATAGCAATCTATATACAATAGCCCATGTGCTTCAGGTTTGAATCAGAAGCTCTGCCGAATCGAACAAACCGCAAGCTTCTGGGTAGAAGCCTGCGGCGGCGTAAGCTCTTATTCAATTGTATCAGATAGTTGGCCGGGAATCAGATCCCCCTCATTTCACGCCTGCCATGAATTCTCTGTAATCCTTGGCAATCTCTTTGGACAGCGTATGGTGCAGATAATGACCGCCTTCGAGCGGCACCAGCTTACCGTACACGGAATCCTTCACCTGTTCTTCATGCAGCTGCATCCAGCCCTCAACATCGGTATTATTCGACTGTACGAAGAGCAGCAGCGGAAGCTCTTTGGGGAAGGTCAGTGCCTGGGCTGCTATGAAATTCTCCTTGAAATGCTTGCTCTCATTCACGACAGTGTCATTGTTTGAGTTCTTTCTGGCGATCATAATCATCTGCTGCTTGGTGTGTTCGTCGAACGAAAGCCCGGCATAAGGGTCTCCGCCTATCTTTTGGAACAATCTTACGATACCGGATTTCTCGAGGAACTTAAGCGTACCGATCGGCATTTCATCGTCCAAGCCCCCTTGATTGGGCACACTGGTGTCGATTCCTACAAAAGCCTGCACTTCATCCTTATACTTGTTCACATAGTCCAGCCCGTAGATTCCGGCGATGGAATGCCCCATGAGCGTGTATCGCTTGATTCCAAGCTGCTGCAGCGCTTCATGAATCTCACTGACGATATTGTCCGAGGTCCGTTCCTTATCTGTCCGGTCACTTAAGCCATAGCCGAACGGCTCCACCACGACTACTTTGTAGTTAGGGGACAGCTCGTCTACCAGTGGTTTGAAATCAAGTGCCGGTGCCCCAGTACCATACCCCGTCAGCAGCACCACGGTCTCCTCACCCGATCCCTGGATGAGTACATTCATCTTCTTGCCATCGACTGGCACAAGCTGTCCATACTGATCGATCTTCTTCAGCTCCGATTTGCTGCTGATGATATTGACCACAAATACTACGGCAAAAAACAATACAATCACAATCAGCAATGCCGCAATAGACTTAAGCAGGATTCTGAGTCCTTTTTTCATTATACAATCACCTGTCCTTATAAATGGAATGTGCTGCCTTGTTGAAGAGCTAAGGATAGTATATATAATGAAAATGTACTCCTCGTGACGGTAATATGAACGGAGGATGAATTGGTTCAATAATCTATTCTGCCGGTGTATTCAGCGGCAGGGTCACGATGAAGCTTGTGCCTGCGCCAAGCTCACTCTCAACCCGGATATCTCCTTGGTGAAGCAGCACGATCTGCTTCACGATCGCCAGTCCCATCCCGCTGCCGTTATACTTGTTGCTGTGGGAGCGGTCCGCCTTGAAGAAGCGTTCGAAGATCCGCTTCTGGTCCTCGGGGGCGATCCCGATGCCGGTATCGGATACACGAACGGTCACACTTTTATTATCTTGCTTCGTATGGACAGTTATTACTCCCCCATCCCCGGAGAACTTGATGCTGTTGCCCAGCAGGTTCGTCCATACCTGGTTCAACAGATCGTAATCCGCCGTCAGCGTGGCAGCCGTCAGCTCCAGATCGAAGTTGATGCGGCGGGCGGACCATTGCGGCTGAAGGGCAACAATTACGCGCCGGAGCTGTTCATCCAGGCTGAAGGTGGTGAACCGGAGCTGCTGGGACTGCGATTCAAGCAGACTCAGCTTGAGCAGGCTATCGCTCATCTTGGACATCCGCTCGGCCTCCCCGATGATGATATCGAGATAGCGGTTACGCTCGCTCTCAGGGATGTTCATCTGCTTCAGCGCCAGGGCATAGCCGGAGATGGAGGTCAGCGGCGACTGCACCTCATGGGATACATTCGACACGAAGTCACGGCGCATCTGCTCCAGCTGCTGCAGATCATGTGTCATCTCCTCGAAGCTGCGCGCGAGGGCACCCAGCTCTCCCTTCTGCTTGATATTCAGCTTCACGTTGAAGTCCCCGGCTGCGATCTTGCGTGTCGCGTTGGTCAGCTTCTTGATCGGCCGGACCAGGAACATGGCCGCTACCAGGATTATTAGACTCCCGGAGACCAGCGAATACACCACGAAATTCACCAGCCATTTCAGCACAAAGTCGGCAGACGGGGGACCGACAGGCTCTACGAACAATGCTTTTTTTCCCGTATCCGTAGTTAATTGCACTCCCAGCAGGCTGACGGAGATGCCTGTCGGATTGACCTGCACGATCCCGCCTGCCAGCACCTGCTGCACCTGCGCTTCAGTCACAGTCTCCAGCTTCAGTCCTTCTGGCCCGCCGTAAGACTGAACCCCGCCGTTCGCATCATAAATCCGCACATGGTAGGTCTCAAGCTGCTTCATGCTGCTTACGAACTTGTCGGCTTCCGTCAGCGGGAAGGTGTCATAGATCTGTACGACATCTTGTGCGAAGCGCTGCAATTGAACCTGCAGATTCTCATTCAATTCGTCTTTATATATCCAAATCGCCAGATTGAAGGAGATCACTGTCCCCCCGATCACGGAGACCAGGAAGATCAGGACCACCCGGGTATAGAGAGATTTGATCATTCAGTAACCTCAAGCCGGTAGCCCAGACCGCGGACAGTCTCGATCCGAAAATCCGGCGAAGCCGCAAACCGTTCACGCAGACGCTTGATATGTACATCTATCGTCCGGTCATCCCCGGCGTAATCGATCCCCCAGATCTGGTCGATCAGCTGCTCGCGGGTATAGACCTGTCCCGGTGTTCCGGCCAGCTTGTACAGCAGCTCGAACTCCTTCAGCGGCAGGGACAGCGCTTCTGTACCGTTCATTACCTTGTAGGTCTGCCGGTCCAGCGTTACCTCTCCGATACGGA
The window above is part of the Paenibacillus sp. FSL H8-0048 genome. Proteins encoded here:
- a CDS encoding helix-turn-helix transcriptional regulator, giving the protein MDRTSQRLLKEDREHGDVMFPLAAYWIDLPAGAHVLDTHWHEEAEFFLLLEGEILFQVDSDYFTLRPGEAVFIESGDIHAAHALTETPCRFCALVFHPDLLASAQYDTIQQSVILPLQEKRQSFPRHLTPSVPWQAELLLHLNRMMNAYAQQMPGFEAFMKGTLLIMLSQIAPPGRSVNHSPSEGADNTKADRLKKIIVYIQDNYQEPIRTRDLSGLIPMSEGQFCRFFKSMTRKTPVDYINSYRVRQAAALLKQGDRKISDIAMDVGFDNVSYFIKVFRKVMNCSPSEFRKDASPFAGQNQLYP
- the yicI gene encoding alpha-xylosidase — protein: MKFTDGLWLVRDGITINGAVQNYVVEKTEEGLTAITQTTPITGRSATLNSTLLTVKFHSPLPGVVGVKIIHNDGVIPRGPSFELTEGTGDHVQVEESEEQTVLISGGLRVVINKGTHWSVDFYRGDERITGSGYKSMAYITDQDGNTFMREELDLGVGEFVYGLGERFTAFVKNGQVVDLWNKDGGTSSEQAYKNVPFYVTSKGYGVFVNQPELVSYEIASEKVKKAQFSVAGESLEYFVIEGPTIKEVITKYTSLTGKPALPPAWTFGLWLTTSFTTDYDEATVNSFVEGMAERDLPLHVFHFDCFWMREYQWTDFQWDSRVFPDPVGMLKRLHDKGLKICVWINSYIGQRSPLFEEGRKNGYLLKKANGDVYQTDLWQAGMGLVDFTNPAACEWYAGYLRDLVDMGVDSFKTDFGERIPTDVVYFDGSDPYKMHNYYTQLYNKVVFEVLEEKLGKNEAAVFARSATAGGQQFPVHWGGDCYADYESMAESLRGGLSLGLSGFGFWSHDIGGFENTAPAHVFKRWLAFGLLSSHSRLHGSTSYRVPWAYDDEAVDVTRFFTKLKCSLMPYLYDVAGQAHEQGWASMRAMVMEFPEDPTCEVLDRQYMLGDSLLVAPIFQENGEVKYYLPAGRWTHLLNGETVQGGAWRKEKHDFFSLPLFVRPNTLLAVGSEDSRPDYDFADGVKFGLYSLEDGKSAAATVRDIHGAPELKVEAVRSGSTVKVTAEGSGKAFTFAVKDLGAIASVEGAEQVDETTVSVGAGAGAGEKSVTFTIKLK
- a CDS encoding nuclear transport factor 2 family protein encodes the protein MNQHVTLPIEVQDFYNAVNQYQPDALIELFAPGATVKDNGKSAEGTEAIAAWGESELFSAKVRFTIMEIEEVQGRIAVTAEMEGEFNKNRVPAPQQFTHEFKVHGGKISELIITLK
- a CDS encoding SGNH/GDSL hydrolase family protein, producing MNNSENNSSGVLSQPEFTSATALSTAANYIMNAPEAFIHTYRTYIRLRENGRLTLKFWYSNAVDSTWDLGADAVASEPGGEWSVEAAYVADGGAAPDGSIVPGSQVPVTFSGERSRCVEPGEQFWSDEALLELPEGHMLAFTWTLKTADAGKSFPYNVEGMLVSGYDAPGHLAAQESAAGFSVSDKLQVLPSFLGYKKDVTRKLVFLGDSITQGVRTAKNQYTYWAARIAEGLGTQFGLWNIGSGWGRAYDVATDGPWLHKAQQGDEVLIVLGVNDLDIGQRSADELLGDLAHIISSIKEAQPEAAIILSTVPPFNFEGEREAHWRKVNDCIRTSPPAGVDRVFDMATVLSVAAPADHRIKPEYMSDEFDPHPNGAAGEAVAEAFLAWYGGRPSVS
- a CDS encoding ABC transporter permease, whose protein sequence is MLNLMKSEQYRWVRTKNYYYYGLLCAVLMAGAAVTLAVFHHSDPGFPYGNERFFYRNVLAMMPVVFALLTIFTGILMGDHKHVLKNTVAYGFSRRSIYTAKLLVTLAGFLLFALVLVGISVLLGTNLLFRSYEYALTEYCQMLLGMLPVMIAGVTTYFCLTAVLNKNAQVTTVFLLIYFLPYMILGAFKGKYVWAAWLHSHSPAYYLFNAYDVGTYTVWEPWITGMVFTVFFYVLGLYLFRKEEF
- a CDS encoding sensor histidine kinase is translated as MYLAIAIIAALSAVCILLVYLLQRQSIIQVRRQLADAESSSQQHLHVKLPLPGKEIEQLVVGINRLLDQRQKERVIHRSREHAVKEEITNLSHDLRTPLTSMQGYASLLKDPLVPEAERQQYMEIIMHKMSVMNNIVEAFYELSSMDSGDSPLDSQPIYLYSLLSEVILAFHPDFEQKGIEVQLHLDENVKAIPLDEKAMIRIFSNVLQNVLRYGKNGLTISLYTEEHRVRIVFANETEYIRRADLPRLFERTYTSDPSRSSGQLGLGLAIVKQLVERQGGSLEAALDGGQFRLSFAFPEDCPIPKKSLL